From the genome of Bacteroides sp. MSB163, one region includes:
- a CDS encoding DUF6268 family outer membrane beta-barrel protein: MKWISIATVLVLMLSVECTAQITIKTEYFGTSAYRDEHNQKVGNSKGSAMVYHGSASLPLSMKKNESNQPTIWGIGLSGDYASLNNKNIAKSLVLSEILNLQMSLFHVRPLSEKWSMMASVGVGVYTDDTRFSHLRFRNVLGSAGLVFVRRILPNLELGAGLALNNAFGYPMAFPALYVNWNYGHKLTCSFSALDGANLAVGYNVDKTFSISFITEMGGQMALTELNGDDKIFTHQYIVVGFRPEFKVSKHISLPVTVGINAVRNAYYDGRSLSAFFKAMGREYDPCFQIAPYFSVSIVLQ, from the coding sequence ATGAAGTGGATATCTATTGCAACAGTCTTAGTTCTAATGCTTTCTGTGGAATGCACTGCACAGATCACTATTAAAACAGAGTATTTCGGTACATCGGCTTATCGGGATGAACACAATCAGAAAGTGGGTAACAGTAAAGGTTCCGCCATGGTCTATCACGGAAGTGCCAGTCTGCCTTTGTCGATGAAAAAGAACGAAAGCAATCAGCCTACGATATGGGGTATCGGGCTTTCGGGCGATTATGCGTCTTTGAATAATAAGAATATTGCAAAGTCTCTTGTGTTGTCCGAGATTCTGAATTTGCAAATGTCGCTTTTCCATGTGCGGCCTTTGAGTGAGAAATGGTCGATGATGGCAAGCGTCGGTGTCGGCGTGTATACGGATGATACACGGTTTTCGCATTTACGTTTCCGAAACGTATTGGGAAGTGCGGGGTTGGTCTTTGTCAGGCGTATACTCCCTAATCTGGAACTGGGTGCGGGTTTGGCATTGAACAATGCTTTCGGTTATCCTATGGCGTTTCCTGCATTATACGTAAACTGGAATTATGGGCATAAACTGACTTGCAGCTTTTCGGCTTTGGATGGAGCTAACCTTGCGGTTGGGTATAATGTGGACAAAACGTTCAGCATCAGTTTCATTACGGAAATGGGTGGGCAGATGGCTTTGACAGAGTTGAATGGTGATGATAAGATTTTTACGCATCAGTACATTGTGGTAGGTTTCCGTCCTGAATTCAAGGTTTCCAAGCATATTTCTTTGCCTGTTACGGTGGGGATAAATGCGGTACGCAATGCTTATTATGATGGCAGAAGCTTGTCGGCATTCTTTAAGGCGATGGGGAGGGAATATGATCCTTGTTTCCAGATAGCACCGTATTTCTCGGTAAGTATTGTATTGCAGTAA